A genomic stretch from Sulfurihydrogenibium azorense Az-Fu1 includes:
- a CDS encoding ATP-binding protein, protein MKKLPIGISTLEFIRRDNYYYVDKTPFVKKLVDNGKYYFLSRPRRFGKSLFVDTLKQAFLGNLHLFEGTYLENNWNWEKKYPVIHLDLSKTVNDNVENFKGSLDCILQDIGEDYSIALEKPYPNLKFEELIKKLYKKYNLEVVVLVDEYDKPILDNIENIEKALEIREVLREFYSILKASDQYLKFVFLTGVSRFSKVSIFSGLNQLQDITLSPTFATICGYTQSELETVFKDRLEGVNLEELKYWYNGYNWLGEKVYNPFDVLLFLSEKIFRPYWFETGTPTFLMKLILNNKVFLPKLEEIKANDEILANLDVDFLKIENLLFQTGYLTIRETKKLGLRTIYILTYPNFEVKSSFNNFFLSDILPSVSDKEDAQNSIVEAIEENDLEKIKTALHSFFASIPNDWYRKNDLDSYEGFYASVVYALFTGSGLNTKAEDTTNIGKIDLTVFYQDRAYIIEFKVVEKDSEGKALNQIKEKKYYEKYIGSCKEIYLVGIEFSKEKRNIVYFEYERL, encoded by the coding sequence ATGAAGAAGCTGCCAATAGGAATATCAACTTTAGAATTTATAAGAAGAGACAATTACTACTATGTGGATAAAACTCCTTTTGTTAAAAAGCTTGTAGATAACGGTAAATACTACTTCCTAAGCAGACCAAGAAGATTTGGAAAGTCCCTATTTGTTGACACACTAAAACAGGCTTTCTTGGGAAATTTACATTTGTTTGAAGGGACATATTTAGAGAACAACTGGAACTGGGAGAAAAAATATCCTGTAATTCATTTAGATTTAAGTAAAACAGTTAACGATAATGTAGAAAACTTTAAAGGGTCTTTAGACTGTATTTTACAGGATATAGGGGAAGATTACTCCATAGCTTTAGAAAAGCCATACCCAAATCTAAAATTTGAAGAACTGATAAAAAAACTTTATAAAAAATACAACTTAGAAGTTGTAGTCCTTGTAGACGAGTACGATAAGCCGATACTTGATAATATAGAAAACATAGAAAAAGCTTTAGAAATAAGAGAAGTTTTAAGAGAGTTTTACAGTATTTTAAAAGCTTCTGACCAGTATTTAAAGTTTGTATTTTTAACAGGTGTATCACGATTTTCAAAAGTATCCATATTTAGCGGTTTAAATCAGCTTCAAGATATTACCCTTTCTCCCACCTTTGCAACTATATGCGGATATACTCAATCAGAGCTTGAAACAGTGTTTAAAGATAGATTAGAAGGAGTAAACTTAGAAGAACTAAAATACTGGTATAACGGCTATAATTGGCTTGGTGAAAAGGTTTACAATCCTTTTGATGTTTTATTGTTTTTAAGTGAGAAAATATTTAGACCTTACTGGTTTGAGACTGGAACTCCTACATTTTTGATGAAGCTTATTTTAAATAACAAAGTATTTTTACCAAAACTTGAAGAAATAAAAGCAAACGATGAGATACTTGCCAACCTTGATGTAGACTTTTTGAAGATTGAGAATTTACTCTTTCAAACAGGATATCTAACCATAAGAGAAACTAAAAAATTAGGATTAAGGACTATCTACATCCTCACTTATCCAAACTTTGAAGTAAAATCAAGTTTTAACAACTTTTTCCTATCAGATATACTTCCATCAGTATCAGACAAGGAAGATGCTCAAAACAGTATAGTAGAAGCTATAGAAGAGAACGATTTAGAAAAGATAAAAACAGCCCTACACAGCTTCTTTGCAAGTATACCAAACGATTGGTATAGGAAGAATGATTTAGACAGCTATGAGGGATTTTACGCATCTGTGGTATATGCACTATTTACCGGAAGTGGGTTAAACACAAAAGCAGAAGATACAACAAACATAGGAAAGATAGATTTAACAGTATTTTATCAAGATAGAGCTTACATCATAGAGTTTAAGGTAGTAGAGAAAGATAGTGAAGGAAAGGCTTTAAACCAGATAAAAGAGAAGAAGTATTATGAAAAGTATATAGGCAGCTGCAAAGAGATTTATTTAGTAGGGATAGAGTTTAGTAAAGAAAAGAGGAATATAGTTTATTTTGAGTATGAAAGGCTTTAA
- the carA gene encoding glutamine-hydrolyzing carbamoyl-phosphate synthase small subunit, which yields MEKVILALEDGHFFYGWSFSSPVKETGGEVIFNTSITGYQEILTDPSYKGQIVVMTAAEIGNYGINPEDDQSDRVWVNGFVVKDVPNLYSNYRATQSLKEYLEKNNVLGIFGVDTRAIVRILRTKGVMKGYIGVGDISPAEAVRKARSIPDISELNLVAEVSKPQIYKWTQKSWKWPDGYQDQTEFHYKVAVLDYGVKRDILRLLADRNLELVCFPYNASAEEVLSINPDGIFLSNGPGDPAVLTYQIQQIKKLIASEKPIFGICLGHQLLSWAFGSRTYKLEFGHHGGNHPVKNLKTGRVEITAQNHNYATDESKLPADVEITHINLNDSTVEGMRHKNYPVFSIQHHPEAAPGPHDSFYIFDEFYNLIKECKK from the coding sequence ATGGAAAAGGTGATTCTTGCTTTAGAAGATGGTCATTTTTTCTATGGATGGTCATTTTCTTCTCCTGTTAAAGAGACTGGAGGAGAAGTAATATTTAACACATCTATAACTGGCTACCAAGAAATCCTTACAGACCCTTCCTACAAAGGACAGATTGTCGTTATGACAGCTGCAGAGATAGGAAATTACGGTATAAATCCGGAAGATGACCAATCTGACAGAGTTTGGGTAAACGGTTTTGTTGTTAAAGACGTTCCAAACTTATATTCAAACTACAGGGCAACCCAAAGTTTAAAAGAGTATTTAGAAAAAAATAATGTCCTAGGAATTTTTGGTGTTGATACGAGAGCAATTGTTAGAATTTTAAGAACAAAAGGTGTAATGAAAGGTTATATAGGAGTTGGAGATATATCTCCTGCAGAAGCTGTAAGAAAGGCAAGGAGTATCCCTGATATATCAGAGCTAAACTTAGTTGCTGAAGTATCAAAGCCACAAATCTATAAGTGGACTCAAAAGAGCTGGAAATGGCCAGATGGATACCAAGACCAGACAGAGTTTCATTACAAAGTTGCAGTTTTAGACTATGGAGTAAAGAGAGATATATTAAGACTCCTTGCAGATAGAAACTTAGAGCTTGTATGTTTTCCATACAATGCATCAGCTGAAGAAGTCTTATCTATCAACCCTGATGGTATATTCTTATCTAACGGTCCCGGAGACCCAGCTGTTTTAACTTACCAGATACAACAGATAAAAAAGTTAATAGCATCTGAAAAACCTATATTTGGAATATGTCTTGGACATCAGCTTCTATCTTGGGCTTTTGGAAGTAGGACTTATAAGTTAGAGTTTGGGCATCATGGGGGAAATCATCCTGTAAAAAACCTAAAAACAGGAAGAGTAGAGATAACAGCACAAAACCACAACTACGCAACAGATGAGTCTAAATTGCCAGCCGACGTAGAGATAACCCATATAAACCTAAACGATAGCACCGTTGAAGGAATGAGACATAAAAACTACCCTGTATTTTCAATACAACACCACCCAGAAGCTGCACCTGGTCCCCACGACTCATTTTACATATTTGATGAGTTTTACAACCTTATAAAAGAGTGTAAAAAGTAA
- a CDS encoding cation diffusion facilitator family transporter, translating to MNQKLKERWILGSLLLNLFLSVLKLVFGLITNSLGLIAEAIHSFSDLVASVISFIGVKLSAKKSEDFPYGLYKIENIAALIISLFLFLAGYEIIKEAFFHHEERQVSNPEYAIIVMAVAMILTFFYSRFEKQAGKKLNSPTLIADAEHIWADFLSSVIVLIGLIGVYFGYNIDKYAAAVVSLFIFHSGFEIMKDSIKVLLDFTLEKEELQKIKNIVLKHPAIVDIKSIKGRSAGSYKFLEIELLMHNLSLREAHRIVDEIAQQIKEKIPNIDSVIIHYEPARQEGLRVAFLTDKEGNIKDFETATYMTVFDITKDFEIVRNPPIKLSDNKSKIIENSRADVIVSKNHPLDFGIRFSLSRSSIMVWETEKQKIEDALQEVIKSWKEFINKEGKS from the coding sequence ATGAATCAAAAACTAAAAGAGAGATGGATACTTGGTTCTCTCTTACTTAACCTTTTTTTATCCGTTTTAAAGTTAGTCTTTGGACTTATCACAAACAGTTTAGGACTTATAGCAGAGGCTATTCACTCTTTCTCTGATTTAGTTGCATCTGTTATCTCATTTATCGGTGTAAAACTATCAGCAAAAAAGTCTGAAGACTTTCCTTACGGACTTTACAAAATAGAAAACATCGCAGCTTTAATAATATCGCTTTTCCTATTCCTTGCTGGGTATGAGATAATCAAAGAGGCCTTTTTCCATCACGAAGAAAGACAAGTCTCTAACCCCGAGTATGCCATAATCGTTATGGCTGTTGCCATGATTTTGACATTTTTTTACTCAAGATTTGAAAAACAAGCCGGAAAAAAGTTAAACTCACCTACCTTAATTGCAGATGCAGAACATATCTGGGCAGACTTTTTATCTTCTGTGATTGTTTTAATTGGTTTAATTGGAGTTTACTTTGGGTACAACATAGATAAATACGCAGCTGCTGTAGTATCTTTATTTATATTCCACAGCGGTTTTGAGATTATGAAAGACTCAATAAAAGTTCTATTAGACTTTACCCTTGAAAAAGAAGAGCTACAAAAAATAAAAAACATAGTTCTAAAGCACCCTGCAATAGTAGACATAAAAAGTATAAAAGGAAGGTCGGCAGGAAGTTATAAATTTTTAGAAATAGAGCTTCTTATGCACAATCTCTCCCTTAGAGAGGCACACAGAATAGTAGACGAAATAGCCCAGCAGATAAAAGAAAAAATACCTAACATAGACTCTGTTATTATTCATTACGAGCCTGCAAGACAGGAAGGTTTAAGAGTTGCATTCTTAACAGACAAAGAAGGAAACATTAAAGATTTTGAAACAGCCACTTACATGACTGTTTTTGACATAACTAAAGACTTTGAAATAGTAAGAAATCCACCTATAAAACTTTCAGATAATAAAAGCAAAATAATTGAAAACTCACGGGCAGACGTAATAGTATCTAAAAACCATCCCCTTGACTTTGGCATAAGGTTTTCACTTTCAAGGTCAAGTATAATGGTTTGGGAAACAGAGAAACAAAAAATTGAAGATGCATTGCAGGAAGTGATAAAATCTTGGAAAGAATTTATTAATAAAGAGGGAAAATCATGA
- a CDS encoding universal stress protein, whose protein sequence is MIGRILVGLDGSKSSKVAGEYGIYLSKNLKRPVVGVHIIDIRLLEGPFLADISGGLGFSTYADILPKIKEVLEAKAEAILDEFAVECREKGGDCSIAEAYGIVVNELVNMADPEDIIIVGKKGQHQGFMPLLLGSTAEAVARKSNCPVMITADNFKEIKNILFAFDGREKSVHGAAYVNYLSKHLNVNSVKVISVFEDKVKDSEKKQEFESRLKNLLEVNFEFVDKYGEPEEMIEEFINSNKDSLDLVIMGAYGESPVRELILGSTTNYITSKSPIPVLLVK, encoded by the coding sequence ATGATAGGAAGAATTTTAGTAGGGTTAGATGGGTCTAAAAGTTCAAAAGTTGCAGGAGAATATGGAATATACTTATCAAAAAACTTAAAAAGACCTGTTGTAGGCGTTCACATTATAGACATAAGACTACTTGAAGGACCATTTTTAGCAGACATATCTGGAGGACTTGGATTTTCTACCTATGCTGACATTTTACCAAAAATAAAAGAAGTCTTAGAAGCAAAAGCAGAGGCTATACTTGATGAGTTCGCAGTAGAGTGTAGAGAGAAAGGTGGAGACTGTTCAATAGCTGAAGCTTACGGTATAGTGGTAAACGAGCTTGTAAATATGGCAGACCCAGAAGACATTATAATAGTAGGTAAAAAAGGTCAGCACCAAGGTTTTATGCCTCTACTACTTGGCTCCACTGCAGAGGCAGTTGCAAGAAAGTCTAACTGTCCTGTTATGATTACAGCTGATAACTTTAAAGAGATTAAAAATATTTTATTTGCTTTTGACGGCAGAGAAAAGTCAGTCCATGGAGCTGCATATGTAAACTATCTATCAAAACATCTAAATGTTAACTCTGTAAAAGTTATCTCAGTATTTGAAGATAAAGTAAAAGACTCTGAAAAGAAACAAGAGTTTGAAAGTAGGTTAAAAAATCTTTTAGAGGTGAACTTTGAGTTTGTAGATAAGTACGGAGAACCAGAAGAGATGATAGAAGAGTTTATAAATTCTAACAAAGATAGCTTAGACCTTGTTATTATGGGTGCGTACGGAGAAAGCCCCGTTAGAGAACTTATACTTGGAAGTACTACAAACTACATAACATCAAAATCTCCTATCCCAGTTTTACTTGTTAAGTAG
- a CDS encoding prephenate dehydrogenase, translating to MERDFGGFKGILIIGLGLIGGSLALSLKKEGYKGKIYGYDLNESRIKKALELNAIDEGFNRLENVPWNDIDLVILSTPVKTFADIANKIKPFLKDDTVVSDVGSVKGDLVVKLYEILKPHVFVGVHPIAGTEKEGIENAVADLFKNARLILTPLGEDKEKIEKVEKLWKDIGSKTEVMDPHLHDFVFASVSHLPHAIAFALVDSLITLSKETGIDLFKYPGGGFKDFTRIAASSPTIWKDIFLENKENILHTIDVFLNSLEKLKDAIKEEDEKKILEILSESREKRLSLG from the coding sequence ATGGAAAGAGACTTTGGAGGATTTAAAGGTATTCTTATAATTGGTCTTGGACTGATAGGAGGGTCTTTAGCCCTTTCTTTAAAAAAAGAAGGATACAAAGGAAAAATATACGGATACGACCTTAATGAAAGTAGAATAAAGAAAGCGTTAGAGTTAAATGCAATTGATGAAGGTTTTAACAGATTAGAAAATGTACCTTGGAATGATATAGATTTAGTGATTCTATCTACACCTGTAAAAACCTTTGCAGACATAGCAAATAAAATAAAACCTTTCTTGAAAGATGATACAGTGGTAAGTGATGTTGGAAGTGTAAAAGGAGACCTTGTTGTAAAACTGTATGAAATTTTAAAACCTCACGTTTTTGTAGGAGTCCATCCAATAGCTGGAACAGAGAAAGAGGGAATAGAAAACGCAGTAGCAGACCTATTTAAAAATGCAAGACTTATACTAACACCTTTAGGAGAAGATAAAGAGAAAATAGAAAAAGTAGAAAAGTTATGGAAGGATATAGGTTCAAAAACAGAAGTTATGGACCCACACTTACACGACTTTGTATTTGCAAGTGTGTCTCACCTACCCCACGCTATAGCCTTTGCCCTTGTAGATAGTCTAATTACTCTATCAAAAGAGACAGGTATAGACCTTTTTAAATACCCAGGTGGAGGGTTTAAAGACTTTACAAGAATCGCTGCCAGTTCCCCAACTATCTGGAAAGATATATTCTTAGAAAACAAAGAAAATATCCTTCACACAATAGATGTATTCTTAAACTCCCTTGAAAAACTAAAAGATGCGATAAAAGAAGAGGACGAAAAAAAGATTTTAGAAATACTTTCAGAAAGCCGAGAAAAGAGACTATCATTAGGATAG
- the prfB gene encoding peptide chain release factor 2, with amino-acid sequence MILEEIKTKQEEIIEKWNNLKDILKPEKLQEEIKVLDSQMADPNFWNDPKKAQEISSKRNYLGEKLEEILKIDKKVKDLQDYIQLLEMEKDESLYTEVEKEINHLEKELERLEISSLLSDEMDSKNAILTLQAGSGGVEACDWTQMLMRMYLRWAEGKGFQVEIVDYQPDDVAGIKSATIIIKGPFAYGYLKGEQGVHRLVRISPFDANKRRHTSFAAVSVIPEIDEEIKVEINEEDLRIDTFRASGAGGQHVNKTDSAVRITHIPTGIVVACQSERSQLQNKLKALNMLKAKLYQLELQKQKEKQKELEGEKKDITWGNQIRSYVFQPYQMVKDLRTGYEVGNVEAVMDGDIDGFIESYLKWKAKEKND; translated from the coding sequence ATGATTTTAGAAGAGATAAAGACTAAACAAGAAGAAATTATAGAAAAATGGAACAATTTAAAAGACATTTTAAAACCTGAAAAACTTCAGGAAGAGATAAAAGTGTTAGACAGTCAAATGGCAGACCCTAATTTTTGGAACGACCCTAAAAAAGCCCAAGAGATATCATCAAAAAGAAACTACCTTGGAGAAAAGTTAGAAGAAATCTTAAAAATAGATAAAAAAGTTAAAGACCTTCAAGATTACATTCAACTTCTTGAGATGGAAAAAGATGAAAGTTTATACACTGAAGTTGAAAAAGAGATAAATCATCTGGAAAAAGAGTTAGAAAGACTTGAGATAAGCAGTCTTTTATCAGACGAGATGGACTCTAAAAACGCAATACTCACCCTTCAAGCAGGCTCTGGAGGTGTAGAGGCTTGTGATTGGACTCAGATGCTTATGAGAATGTATCTAAGATGGGCAGAAGGTAAAGGTTTTCAAGTTGAGATAGTAGACTATCAACCAGATGATGTAGCAGGCATTAAAAGTGCAACGATAATAATAAAAGGTCCGTTTGCTTACGGTTATTTAAAAGGTGAGCAAGGAGTCCACAGGTTAGTTAGGATATCTCCTTTTGACGCAAATAAAAGAAGACATACTTCATTTGCAGCTGTATCAGTAATTCCAGAAATAGACGAAGAAATTAAAGTAGAGATAAATGAAGAAGACCTTAGAATAGACACATTTAGAGCTAGTGGAGCTGGAGGACAGCACGTAAACAAAACAGATTCAGCTGTAAGGATAACCCATATACCAACAGGTATAGTAGTAGCGTGTCAAAGTGAAAGGTCTCAACTCCAAAATAAACTAAAAGCTTTAAATATGCTAAAAGCAAAGCTTTATCAACTTGAGCTACAAAAACAGAAAGAAAAACAGAAAGAGTTAGAAGGCGAGAAAAAAGACATCACTTGGGGTAACCAAATAAGGTCTTACGTATTCCAGCCTTATCAGATGGTAAAAGACCTTAGAACAGGATACGAAGTAGGAAATGTAGAAGCTGTTATGGATGGTGATATAGACGGATTTATAGAAAGCTACCTTAAATGGAAGGCAAAAGAAAAAAATGATTAA
- the queC gene encoding 7-cyano-7-deazaguanine synthase QueC — MIKEKNIIVLLSGGMDSATLLWLAKQNFEEVYAISFIYGQKHSIEIEYAKELAKIADVKQHFIVELPHLKQLGKSALTDPSLEVPSQDYTDQPPITTVPMRNLTFLSIAAAFADVYEIENIGIGIHSLDSPYPDCRAEFASAAEAAINASSVMVANKKNRIKIYTPFLGMSKVDIAKLGYKLGVPFEKTYSCYKGTNPPCGECATCRQREEALKSIKED; from the coding sequence ATGATTAAGGAAAAAAATATAATAGTTTTACTGTCAGGTGGTATGGATAGTGCCACTTTACTTTGGCTTGCAAAACAAAACTTTGAAGAAGTTTACGCAATCTCTTTTATATACGGACAAAAACACAGTATAGAGATAGAGTACGCAAAAGAACTTGCCAAAATAGCTGACGTAAAACAGCATTTTATAGTTGAACTGCCCCATTTAAAACAACTTGGCAAAAGTGCACTTACAGACCCAAGTTTAGAAGTTCCTTCACAGGATTACACAGACCAACCACCAATTACAACAGTACCGATGAGAAATCTAACGTTTCTATCCATCGCAGCTGCCTTCGCAGACGTTTACGAGATAGAAAACATAGGAATAGGAATACACTCTTTAGACTCTCCCTATCCAGACTGTAGAGCAGAGTTTGCTTCCGCAGCTGAGGCAGCTATAAACGCAAGCTCTGTAATGGTTGCAAACAAAAAAAACAGAATTAAAATATACACCCCGTTTTTAGGAATGAGTAAGGTAGATATAGCAAAGTTAGGATACAAGTTAGGAGTTCCTTTTGAAAAAACTTACTCCTGCTACAAAGGAACAAACCCACCTTGTGGAGAGTGTGCAACCTGTAGACAGAGAGAAGAAGCTCTAAAATCTATAAAAGAGGATTAA